One Armatimonadota bacterium genomic window carries:
- a CDS encoding TetR family transcriptional regulator has protein sequence MIEQSVNKSARRTNDPVATRAKILETSIRLFNEYGYHSVSFAQIAKATGFPKSLVAYHFGTKEELWGAVTAHMMKPAAEAMDLFLAGKLTVGELLTMRLQMLAASPQRARFVAWTSLSNIDIPLPLRERRDLMRKRIVDIDAETVRRCLMALALMDGWFLNRSSYALLIGEEAVDSVTTERLKIEIEKLIGLPLESEA, from the coding sequence ATGATTGAACAATCGGTCAATAAGTCGGCCCGTCGAACCAATGACCCGGTTGCGACGAGGGCGAAGATACTGGAGACGAGCATTCGGCTCTTTAACGAGTATGGGTACCACTCGGTGTCGTTTGCGCAGATCGCGAAAGCGACGGGATTCCCCAAGAGCTTGGTGGCGTACCACTTCGGCACGAAGGAGGAGCTTTGGGGGGCGGTGACGGCGCACATGATGAAGCCTGCGGCTGAGGCAATGGATCTCTTTCTCGCCGGAAAGCTGACGGTCGGCGAACTGCTGACCATGCGTTTGCAGATGCTGGCGGCTTCTCCTCAGCGCGCAAGATTCGTCGCCTGGACCAGTCTTTCCAACATCGATATTCCACTGCCTCTTCGCGAACGCCGGGACCTCATGCGCAAGCGCATCGTAGACATCGACGCCGAAACGGTCCGGCGATGCCTGATGGCGCTCGCCCTGATGGATGGCTGGTTCCTCAATCGTTCCAGCTACGCCCTCTTGATTGGGGAAGAGGCTGTCGACTCGGTCACGACCGAAAGGTTAAAGATTGAGATCGAAAAATTGATCGGATTGCCATTGGAGTCTGAAGCATGA